The Clostridium beijerinckii genomic sequence TATATCACCATATTCTCCAGCGTTTGTTATAACTGCTGCATTTATCGCCATGTGAATCCAAATCCATTCGAGCATATCAAAAGGTATTTCAGCTTTAATATGGCAATTAGATAACAATTCCAATAACTTCTCATAATTTTTAATATTTGTTTTTTCTTTGCTTTCAAGCATAATATGATCAAATATACAGCAATTTAGTTCATGGCCACTTATATTCCCACCTGCTACTGGATAACCAAGTATATACTCCCATCCTTTAAATAAATTTTCAATATAACTTTTATCTTCCCATATTCCGTTGAAAATTATCAAAGTACCATTAATGTCATTCTCTTTTAATGTTCTTATTACTCCTTCAATTTTTCCAGCTGGAACACTTACTAATATAAAATCATAAGAACTGTTTTTATTTGCGATATGGATCTTATAATTATCATTTTTTTCTTCGCCTTTATTGTTAAATCTTCCATCTAATAACTTAACATTTATATTTTCAGGTACAAATGCTTTTTTGCTGTCTCTTATTAAATGCTCTACCTCGTGCCCCTCTTTTTGAAAAACATATCCATAAGTTGTCCCAATCACACCAAGACCGATTATTAAAACTTTCATTTTCACACCTCTAAATCTCCATTTATCTTCCAGTTAATTGTAACATATTTTGTAAATGCTATCCTGTTGTGTTTTGAAAAAATATTATTTCAATTCCATAAAGCCTTATAGTATTACATATTCAACGTTCAATAAATCTATAATTTACCGTACAAAAAAAATCGCAAATTCAATTTTCTTGAATAATGCGATTTTAGAATCATTGCATTACTTTTGATAACTAATTTCTATTTTGTCAAATCATAACTTAAGCTAATTAAATTATATATTTCCTCCTTGGAAAATAGGCTGTCCAAATCAATTGTAATCCAGTGCTTTTTATTCATATGATATGCAGGAAAAATTCCATCTTGACTTTTTAACAAACTATTTAGAGCAGTGTCACACTTTAAGTTTAATATCTCAGTATTTCCTTTTCCACTTAGACCTAATTTAATTCTTGGTATATTCATAATTAACCCATACCATTTGCCATTCACTTCATGTCTAAGTACAGCATACTCTGGATATTTAGGCCATGGATAGTCAGGATTGGTATTAAATTTTTCCTTTACATAAGCAAGAAGCTCTTCCCTTTCTACCATAAAAATTCCTCCTAAAACACCTACTTATTTAACTTTAAATTTTTCTATATCTTTTAATCCCTGATAAACTTCTTCTCTTGGGAAATTACTTTTCCTCAAGAATTCATCACTCTTTTTAAGGAGCGAATTATAAAAGTCAATTGCAATTTCATAAACTTCTTGTGAATTATTTTTTTCTAGTTCATCAAAGATTAAATCTTCTGCTTTATTATACTCACCATCATGAACAACTTTGTTAAGAATTATTTTAAATATATCTATAGAACTCATTTGCTCTATATCAATTTTCTCATTATTTTCTTCTTTTTTATTACAAATAATCTTTCCAATGGATTTCCCAAGCTCCTTAATAAGTTTTTCAATATCCATATATCTTACCTTCATTCTTGTCTAATACTATAGATGTCCAAATTATTAATTAGACTTATTATGTGGACATATTTCCATACTTACCCTATATAAATGGTTAACTTAGCTAGAAATCATAAATATATTTGTGGATAAAACATTTAAAAATGAGTTGCTAAGATTCTTAGTTATAGATTGTTCCACTTTAGCTTGTCATACTGAAAGTTTGATCATGCTAAAATGGTGAAATCTACAGCTTAGAATCTTCATCGATATTTGAAATTAAGCTGCGCTAATTCGTAATCTAACTTCTACATTGGGTATCTATAGTATCACTTAAATATCCTTATATTTATTTTCTATTTTCTTTTTTGTATTCTTTGATACCTGTCCTAGTAATGTTAAAACAATAAATCCAAGAATGAAAATTCCACCAAAGAATCCACCAATTATAGTAGGGGTCATCACTTTGATTCCTGCCCTTGTATAAATTATAATTGCAAACAATAACGTAGCTACAACTGAGCATATAATACTATAAATTAAATTACTTTTTACAGAAGGTTCATTGTTATTGTAGCTCCATAGACCACTTTTCAAGCAACTCAAAATCATCGAAATGCCCCCACATGCAAGTATGACTGTTTCACCAAGTACTTGCTGAAAAGCAGCTTTCATAAATAACATTTGTATTACAATCACTATTACTGATACACTAAACATAATGTGAAACGCCATATGCTCACATTTATAGAATTCCTGCTGTTGGCGTTCATCAATTTTTTTATTCATTATCATCATCCTCCCAAAAAATATCATTTAATGTTTTTCCAAGTGCCTTGCAAATGGCGATACATAATTGCAATGATGGATTAAATTTCCCAGCTTCTATCATTCCTATTGTTTGCCTTGTTACGCCTACTATATCTGCTAACTGTTCTTGAGATAAGTCCATCGAGGCTCTTGCTGATTTCATTTTAAGATTTTTCACCTGCATTCCTCCTTATATTATTGTTGTAACATATACAAATCACAATGTCAAATATATATTGCATTATAGTTAGTATATAATACAACAACTCACTAGCAAACTCAATATTAGTGAATTAAAAGAATATTACGTTTCTACAATTTGTTATTCAATTTTGTTGGTTAGTAACTTATGAACGCTCTGGTGAATGGTTCAACATAAAAGTGGTTATTATAAATTATTAGGCTGTATAATATTACCGCATATAATCTAAAAACCACTTACAGATGTGAACTTTATCTCAAATAAGAAAATATTCTTTAAATCATACTCTTTTTTATAATATTGTTTTTAGGCTATAATTGTGACATGGTAAATGGATTCACAAAAAGTAAATAACCATTTGACCTCGAAAATTAACTTCATTATCTACTAGAAATATTATAAACAATCTTTCTCATAATATTTAATAAATTTTCTCTTTCTTCATAAGTATCTAAAGAAATCATTACTTTTCCATAAATTTCTTCTTCAAATTTTATATGCTCCTCTTGTGCTTTTTTCCCTTCTTCCGTAAGCTCTAATTTATAAGATCTTCTATCTCTTTTACTAATAGATCTCATTATAAGATTGCGCTTTTCTAATCTATCGATCATATTAGTCAATGTACTTTTAGGAATATTCAATATTTCTAAAATATCTCTAATAATAACTTCTTCTTTCTCGGAAATAATTCTAATTATGGATATTTCATTATCACTAAGTCCTTTTATTCTAGTATATTTAGCTTCAATATCTTTATAGCTTGATTCAAATAACATACGATGCCATAATATATTAAATTCATCTATTTGCTTTTTACATTCTTTATCCATATTGTCACTCCAATCTATTAACGATTATTTTCTTACCTTAGCACTAATTGCAAAACTCTTATAATTAATCTTTTTAAAATCAAATGGCTCAAATCCGCATTTTACTAAAAGTGCCTTAATTTCTTTTTCAGAATATATTTTATAGTCACCATTATTAGATGTTTTGCAATATAAATTTATAAATTGTCTACAAATTACTGGTGCCGTTGGATCCCCTATAATTAATAAACCACTATTCTTTAATACTCTTTTCATCTCTAATAATACTTTTTCTGGGCTTGGATAATGATGAAAGGATGCATTACATACAATTACATCAAAAGAATTATCTTCCCAAGGAATATACTCTGAATCACCAACTTTCAATTCAGCTTTGTCTCCAAGATTTTTCTTAGCTATTTTAATCATATTTTCTGAGATATCTACTCCATATAAACCGAACTTATAGTTGACGCTAAGTTTTATTAATACATTACCTGTCCCACAGCCAACATCTAATATTTTTTTAGGATTTGCGCTTATTACCCTACTAACAATCTCCTCATACATTGGGGCTACAAACTTTCCATCACTGCTTTCATCGTAAGCTTGAGCTGTCCTATTAAAATTTATTTTCGAATTTTCCTTAAATATGTTTTTATTATTACCTTCCACATAAATCACTCCCATAATAATAGTTCTATTTCAGTATAGTTCCATATACGAACTATAATTAGATACTACTACTATCAAAAGTAAAATACAACCATTTTTAATATATTTTCCTGTAAATGCAAAATATATTAATTTATATCGTGATAACATTTCATGTTCCACAATTTAGAATTACAGCCAAATTCTTAATTTTTTTTTATAATTATGATAAAAATATTATTCTTTTTAACATATATAAATACAAGGATATTATTAATTCTTTAGTTAAATTTCATCACTTTTGCTTCATATTACTAAATCAATGATTTTCCTTATATTTAGACATCAAAAAATCACTAGACATTGCCTAATGATTTTTTGATTATATAAATATTGTATTAAATTATTAATTAACATTTTCATTTTTATTTAACAATGCATGATATATTAAATAATACAGTAACAAAAAGTTTAATATACTATTTTAAATATTCAGTAACAAAATCGGTAAAAAGAATACCTTCTAAATGGTCAATTTCATGACAAAAACATTTTGCTAAATCTCCTGTACCCGTTAGTATTATTTCTTTACCATTTTCATCTAATGCTTGAACTGTAACTTTTTCTGGTCTTAATAATCTTCCAAATACATGTGGATTGCTTAAACATCCTTCTATAACTTCTTGGCTTCCTTCTTGTTTGATAATCTTTGGATTGACTAATTTTATTAATCCTTGTCCCATATCTATTACAACCAGTCTTTTTAGTATGCCTATCTGCGGTGCCGCTAGTCCCCCACCATTTTCTGTATTATACATGGTTTCCGCCATATCATCTAGAATTTGTCTGATCTTTTCGTCTACCACTTCAACTTCCCTACTTTTCATTCTTAAAACTTCATCACCAAATAATCTAATTTTCCTTAATGCCATTTAAACTACACCTCTACTTAATTGTGCTCTTGATTTTCTTTCACTTTGTTCAAAAAGAAACACTTCCTCTATTGCACAATGAAATATTTGAGAAATATCATAAGCTAGCCATATAGATGGCTCATATTTTTCTGTTTCAATAGAGTTTATTGCTTGTCTTGATACTCCTACAAGAGCTCCCAATTGTTCCTGCGTTAATCCAACAGCTTCACGAAATTCTTTTAGTTTATTTTTCATTAAGAACCACTCCTGTCATGTTTACCTTACATAAAAGTATATTCCACTTTGAATTTAATGTCAAGTTAACATTACACTATGTGTGTCTTTAAGTTCCAAATTTTCAAATTCAGTATTATTCGTTATACTGTCCAAGTGATATTGCATTATAAATTTATTAAGCTAAATTTTCTCCATCCTTAAATGCTCTTAAAGATAACTCATCAAATACTGCTAAATCAGGATTATGGCTAGTTCCGCAGTAATGAATGCTATCCTCTAACTTCCAACCTAACTCTTCTAACATATTATTGGCAAATTTAACGCCTTCCGCACCTATCTTAGGATCAGGATTCCCTTGAGTAAATATTGTTATTAACTTTTTACCTGGATATTTTGCCTTATAATCATTTCCAATCATTGGGAATGTACGATCAAACCAAACTTTTGATTGTCCTGTAATTGTATAATAATATATTGGAGACCCAAAAACGATAGCATCTGCTTCCTTAATAGCTTCATACATTGGTTGTAAATAATCCTTAACAGCACATCCGTCATGGGTACGGCAATACATACATCCTTGACATCCACGAATTCCAGAATCATTTAAATCAAATTCAATAACTTCAGCACCTTTAGACTTAGCTCCTTTTGCAACTTGTTCTAATAATTTTGCAGTATATCCATTCTTTCTTGGACTGCCTTTAAAAATAACTACCTTTGACATATCTTATCTCTCCTTTTAAATATAAAATTCTCTTAAGCCAATCAATTATCTATTGACTGACTTTATTATATTAAGTAACATATAAATCAACAAGTACGCAAAAAATGTTTAGCTACTAATATTTATATAAGTAATGGAGGTTGCTTTCATGGAAAACTGTTCTATTGAATATGCTTTAAAAATTATAAATGGAAAATGGAAATTATTAATCATTTGGGTTATATCTCAAAATGGAATTGTTCGCTTTAATGAACTACAGCGAAAAGTTGATGGCATATCCAGTCTTATGCTCTCAAAAAACTTAAAAGAACTTGAAGAAGACTCTCTTGTTATTCGTCACCAATACAATGAGATTCCACCAAGAGTAGAATATGAATTATCAGAACTTAGTCAAAAGCTCATAGTTGCTTTACAACATCTTGGCGAATGGGGAGAAGAAGTTTATAAACATAAAGAAACATCTTTGTAATGAATAATCAAAAGTTTTCTTCAACCACGAATAATATACTTATACTACTTCATAGCTATATGCCCTTTTATATTTAGGCAGAAAAAAATCGCATATTCATATTTTATTGAACAATGCGATCTTCTGCTTATTTTATACTATTATCCTATTAAATTTTCCTGATAAATTTTATGAAGGTTGTTAAATAATCTAATAAGATAATTGCTAAAATTATATGTATCTGAAGTAAATGCTATAATCATCTTTACCATACTACCTTTGACATATCCACTAGTTCCTTGGAGTTTGAGGTAATCTCTTCTAAAGTAGCCGTTATCTCTTCAGTAGCTGCTGCTTGTGATTCTGCTATCATGTTTGTATTGCTAATCTCCTTAATAACTTCATCAATAGAATTTCTCATTTCAAGAAGCAATTGTGATACTTTCTTTGACGATTCACTGCTCATCTGTGAAAGTTTTCTCATTTCACCTGCAACAACTGAAAAACCTCTTCCTGCCTCGCCTGCTCTTGCAGCTTCAATAGCTGCATTTAAAGCTAGAAGATTAGATTGAGAAGAAACACTGGCAATAAGATTTAATATCGTATCCGTTTCTTTTATTTTTTCTTCTGTTTTTTGTGTTGCATCTACAATATTATTCATTGAAGATGAAAGTCTTTGAGAATCAACAGCCACTTCCTCAATGCTTGAGCTTGTCTGTTGCAGTGAACTAAAAATATTCTCTGCTACTTCTTCTACTTTAAGCTGCTTATTTAAGCTTTTACCTATTCCAACCCCACCAATAATATTTCCACTTGAATCCTTAATTGGATAGGAAATTCCCTTAAATGATATTCCAAACAATTCTTTTGGCACTATCACACTCAGTACCTTACCTTCT encodes the following:
- a CDS encoding winged helix-turn-helix transcriptional regulator, with amino-acid sequence MENCSIEYALKIINGKWKLLIIWVISQNGIVRFNELQRKVDGISSLMLSKNLKELEEDSLVIRHQYNEIPPRVEYELSELSQKLIVALQHLGEWGEEVYKHKETSL
- a CDS encoding ketopantoate reductase family protein encodes the protein MKVLIIGLGVIGTTYGYVFQKEGHEVEHLIRDSKKAFVPENINVKLLDGRFNNKGEEKNDNYKIHIANKNSSYDFILVSVPAGKIEGVIRTLKENDINGTLIIFNGIWEDKSYIENLFKGWEYILGYPVAGGNISGHELNCCIFDHIMLESKEKTNIKNYEKLLELLSNCHIKAEIPFDMLEWIWIHMAINAAVITNAGEYGDIKNTTEAAEKLMDSSKILSETIVTIRETVKIIASRNVNLKNYNNELFAYKMPSKLAGIVMKRMFKNNQLTRRIMTLHNNINDLLYVCKNVYDCGKNNQMDAPLFSRKYNLLEKKINC
- the def gene encoding peptide deformylase, with the translated sequence MALRKIRLFGDEVLRMKSREVEVVDEKIRQILDDMAETMYNTENGGGLAAPQIGILKRLVVIDMGQGLIKLVNPKIIKQEGSQEVIEGCLSNPHVFGRLLRPEKVTVQALDENGKEIILTGTGDLAKCFCHEIDHLEGILFTDFVTEYLK
- a CDS encoding class I SAM-dependent methyltransferase, which produces MEGNNKNIFKENSKINFNRTAQAYDESSDGKFVAPMYEEIVSRVISANPKKILDVGCGTGNVLIKLSVNYKFGLYGVDISENMIKIAKKNLGDKAELKVGDSEYIPWEDNSFDVIVCNASFHHYPSPEKVLLEMKRVLKNSGLLIIGDPTAPVICRQFINLYCKTSNNGDYKIYSEKEIKALLVKCGFEPFDFKKINYKSFAISAKVRK
- a CDS encoding methyl-accepting chemotaxis protein, which gives rise to MENRLEAFLEVIPELKEILQDDIAVAVADTKKFIYYRDGDSINLPIKVGQELSPEEPLYKSIKEGKVLSVIVPKELFGISFKGISYPIKDSSGNIIGGVGIGKSLNKQLKVEEVAENIFSSLQQTSSSIEEVAVDSQRLSSSMNNIVDATQKTEEKIKETDTILNLIASVSSQSNLLALNAAIEAARAGEAGRGFSVVAGEMRKLSQMSSESSKKVSQLLLEMRNSIDEVIKEISNTNMIAESQAAATEEITATLEEITSNSKELVDMSKVVW
- a CDS encoding MmcQ/YjbR family DNA-binding protein, which gives rise to MVEREELLAYVKEKFNTNPDYPWPKYPEYAVLRHEVNGKWYGLIMNIPRIKLGLSGKGNTEILNLKCDTALNSLLKSQDGIFPAYHMNKKHWITIDLDSLFSKEEIYNLISLSYDLTK
- a CDS encoding DUF6773 family protein, with protein sequence MNKKIDERQQQEFYKCEHMAFHIMFSVSVIVIVIQMLFMKAAFQQVLGETVILACGGISMILSCLKSGLWSYNNNEPSVKSNLIYSIICSVVATLLFAIIIYTRAGIKVMTPTIIGGFFGGIFILGFIVLTLLGQVSKNTKKKIENKYKDI
- a CDS encoding helix-turn-helix transcriptional regulator, which translates into the protein MKNKLKEFREAVGLTQEQLGALVGVSRQAINSIETEKYEPSIWLAYDISQIFHCAIEEVFLFEQSERKSRAQLSRGVV
- a CDS encoding DUF6483 family protein, with the translated sequence MDIEKLIKELGKSIGKIICNKKEENNEKIDIEQMSSIDIFKIILNKVVHDGEYNKAEDLIFDELEKNNSQEVYEIAIDFYNSLLKKSDEFLRKSNFPREEVYQGLKDIEKFKVK
- a CDS encoding helix-turn-helix transcriptional regulator, encoding MKNLKMKSARASMDLSQEQLADIVGVTRQTIGMIEAGKFNPSLQLCIAICKALGKTLNDIFWEDDDNE
- a CDS encoding MarR family winged helix-turn-helix transcriptional regulator; protein product: MDKECKKQIDEFNILWHRMLFESSYKDIEAKYTRIKGLSDNEISIIRIISEKEEVIIRDILEILNIPKSTLTNMIDRLEKRNLIMRSISKRDRRSYKLELTEEGKKAQEEHIKFEEEIYGKVMISLDTYEERENLLNIMRKIVYNISSR
- a CDS encoding flavodoxin family protein, producing MSKVVIFKGSPRKNGYTAKLLEQVAKGAKSKGAEVIEFDLNDSGIRGCQGCMYCRTHDGCAVKDYLQPMYEAIKEADAIVFGSPIYYYTITGQSKVWFDRTFPMIGNDYKAKYPGKKLITIFTQGNPDPKIGAEGVKFANNMLEELGWKLEDSIHYCGTSHNPDLAVFDELSLRAFKDGENLA